In Myxococcales bacterium, the genomic window GCAGCACCTGGTGCTGGTCGACAAGATCCGCATCGACGGCCGCCGCTTCGACGAAGTGCGCCCGATCAGCATCGAAGCCGGTTTGCTGCCGCGCACCCACGGATCGGCGCTGTTTACCCGCGGCGAAACCCAGGCGCTGGTCACCGCCACCCTGGGCACCAGCAGCGACGAGCAGAAGATCGACAGCCTGACCGGCGAGACCTGGCGGCGCTTCATGCTGCATTACAACTTCCCGCCCTTCTCGGTCGGCGAAGTGAAGTTCTTGCGGTCGCCCGGCCGGCGCGAAATCGGCCACGGCAACCTGGCGCGCCGCGCCCTCAATCCCATCCTGCCCACCGAGGAACAGTTCCCGTACACCATCCGCATCGTCAGCGACGTGCTCGAATCCAACGGCTCCAGCTCGATGGCCACGGTGTGCGGCGGCAGCCTGTGCCTGATGGACGCCGGCATTCCGGTGTCGGCTCCGGTGGCCGGCGTGGCGATGGGCCTGCTCAAGGGCGACGGCATGAATTTCGTCGTGCTGACCGATATTCTCGGCGACGAGGATCACCTCGGCGACATGGACTTCAAGGTCGCCGGCACCGCCGAGGGCGTGACCGCCATCCAGATGGACATCAAGGTCAACGGCATCACCGAGGCGATCTTCCGCCAGGCGCTGGCGCAGGCGCACGACGCGCGGCTGCACATCCTGGGCAAGATGAACGAAGTTCTCGGCCGGCCGCGGCCCGACCTGTCGCCCTACGCGCCGCGCATCGTCACCCTGCAAATCTCGGTCGATAAGATCCGCGATCTCATCGGTCCCGGCGGCAAGACCATCCGCGCCATCATCGAGGAAACCGGCGTCAAGATCGACGTCGAGGACGACGGCCGCGTGCTCGTGGCCTCGGCCGACGGCGACGCCTCCGCCCTGGCGATCCGGCGCATCCGCGAAATCACCGCCGAACCCGAGGAAGGCAAGTACTACCTCGGCAAGGTGGTGCGCATCGAATCGTTCGGCGCCTTCGTGCAAATCCTGCCGGGCACCGACGGCCTGATCCACATCAGCCAGCTCGCCAACGAACGCGTCAACGAAGTCGAGGACGTCATCAACATCGGCGACGAGGTGCTGGTGAAGGTCATCGAAATCGACAAGGAACGCGGCCGCGTCCGCCTGTCCCGCAAAGCGGCGCTCGGCCTCGACCCGAAAGACGTCATCGAGCAGTGATTCCCGCGCGCCGGCCGCTTCGCCGGCCGGCGCGATCCCCGATCTCCGGAGGCGATATGACGCGTATTCGCGTGGCCGTGCAGCGGCTGCCGCACGCGGCCGGTTTGCCCCTGCCCACCTACCAGACGGCCGGCGCGGCGGGCCTGGACCTGCTGGCGGCGGTCGCCGATTCCCTCGTCCTGCCGCCCGGCGGCCGCGCGTTGATTCCCACCGGCCTGATCATCGCCGTACCGCCCGGTTACGAGGCGCAGGTGCGCATGCGCAGCGGCCTGGCGTTGCGCCACGGCCTCGTGCTGCCCAACGCGCCGGGCACGATCGACAGCGATTACCGCGGCGAGGTGCAGGTCATCGTGGCCAACCTCGGCGCCGAACCCGTGACGATCCGACGCGGCGACCGCATCGCCCAGCTCATCCTCGCCCCGGTCGTGCAACTGGACTGGGACGAACGAGAAGAACTGCCGGCGACCGATCGCGGCGGCGGCGGGTTCGGCTCCACCGGCCAGTAAAGTGCGGCCCGTTCTCGAACACTCCTGGAACCTGTCCCCCAAGGAAGCCGTTGAACTGCAACGCCGCCTGGCCGGCCGCGTGGAATTGGCCGACCGCTTCGGCCCGCTGCGCACCGTTTGCGGCGTCGATGTTTCCTACAACAAGGCCGACGACCGCTTCTTCGCGGCGGCGGCGGTCCTTTCCTATCCGCGATTGGAATTGCTCGGCGTGGCCACGGCGATGCGGCCGAGCTCGTTTCCCTACGTGCCGGGCCTGTTGTCGTTTCGCGAAATTCCGGTGATCGCCGCCGCGCTGGCGGAACTAAGCGCACCGCCGGACCTGATCGTCTGCGATGGTCAGGGTTACGCGCACCCGCGCCGTTTCGGACTCGCCAGCCACCTCGGCGTCTTGTACGACATCCCGGCGATCGGCGCGGCGAAAAGCCGCCTGGTCGGCGAGGCTCCCGAGCCGGCGGTGCTCCGCGGGTCGTGGTCGTGGCTCACGCACGAGGGCGACCGGATCGGCCAGTTGGTGCGGACGCGCGATCGGGTCGCGCCGCTGTTCGTCAGTCCCGGCCATCGGGTTTCATTCGCGACGGCGCGCGATCTGACCCTGGCGCTGTGCGCGAAGTGGCGCCTGCCCGAAACGACGCGCCGGGCGCACCACGCGGTGAACGAATTGCGCCGCGCCGCCGGTCCCGTCAGCCGATTTCCTTGACATCCGCGGCCGGCCGTGCCAAAAATGCCATGAAATCCAACAACTTCTGAGCTAAGAGTATCTCATGGGCGAATTGATCATCATCACCAACCCGCACGCACGGCAAAATTCGAAAGACCCCGAACGATTCGAGCGTTTCCAGCGAATGGTCGGCGATCAAGGCACGGTTTACCAGACGCAGCAACTCGATCAGCTCGAACAAACCTGCCGCCAATTATTGACCAAGGAGATCGATCTCATCGCCATCTGCGGCGGCGACGGCACCAATCACCTGGTCACCACCGCCCTGATCCGGACCTTTCAGGAAGCCGCGCGCCCCCTGCCGCCCCTGACCTATCTGAAGGGCGGCAGCATGAACACCATCGCCTGGGGGCTCAATATCCGCTGCCCGGCCGAGAAAGTCCTGACCCATCTGCTTCAGGTCCGACAAGCCGGCCGGCCCCTCGCCACGCAGCGACAGGGCACCCTGCACATCAACGACGCCTACGGCTACTTTTTCGGCAACGGCTATGCGGTGAATTTTCTCGAGGAGTATTACAACGCCAACAGCACCAGCGGCCCGCGTCGCGCCGCCGAAATCACTTACAAGGCCATCGGCGCCGTGCTGTCGCGCAACGAGATGCACCAGCGGCTGGCGCGCAAATTCGAGGCCGAGATTCTAGCCGACGGCAAACCGCTCGGCTTTCCGGCCTACGGCATGATCATGGCCGGATTCATCGAATACATCGGCATCGGCTTCAAGCCACTCTATCGCGCTCACGAACGCGAAGGCCATTTTCACCTGGTGGCCACCGGCTTCAATCCCGGCCGGATTCTGGCGCAGATTCATCGTTTTTATACCGGCAAGCCCCTGATCGGCCCGCACCACTTCGACGACCTGGTACAGGATCTGCAAATCCGGGGCGCCGCGCCCATCGGCTATACGATCGACGGCGAACTTTACCGCAATGAGACCACGATCCATCTCCGTCCCGGGCCGACGCTGGATGTCGTGGTCGATTCGCCGCAGTGATATGACCCGGCGACCGTCGGCCCGATCCGCGCGATTCGCCGCGACGTGGTTGCCACCGTTATTGCTCTTGCTGCTGACCGGCGCCTGCTACCTCAACGCGCTCGCGGCCGGTTTCGTCTGGGACGACCTCTCGCAGGTACGCGACAATCCGTATCTCCGCTCACTGCGCTGGGTGCCGGAAATTTTCACCCGCGACCTGTGGATCACGTCGGGCAGCGCCGAATTCTCCGGCTACTACCGGCCGTTGCAAAACCTTTCCTACGCGCTGGATTACGCGCTCTGGGGAAACCGGCCGTTCGGTTTCCACCTCACGAACCTGTTGTTGCATCTAGCGGTCTGCCTGTTGCTCTATGGGCTGGTCCGCCGGCAGGGTTTCGGTCCGCCGGCCGCCTTCGTTTTCGCCGCGGTGTTCGCCGTTCACCCGTTGCACGTCGAGGAAGCGACCTTCATCGGCGGGCGCGGCGGTTTGCTGTCCGCCGTTTTTCTCTTCGGCGGCCTGGCCTGGGTGCAACATGCTCTGCGACAATCCGCGCGGCTGTTCGCGCCGGCGACGGCGGCGTTTCTGTCCGTTTTCCTCGCCTTCCTGGCCAAACCGCTCGCTTTGTTGTTTCCCGTGGTGTTGGCGGCCGCGCCCTGGGTCGTCACCGCCGCGGAAAGTACGGCGGTCAAAATCCGCCGCTCGGCGGGACTGCTGGTGGCCGGGGGTTTGGCGGCCGGCGCGGCGTTCAGCATCCCCTACCTTTTTTTGCAAGTGCGTTTCGGCGATGCCGTGCCCGGTTCGTCCCTGTCGGGCGCCCTCGTCCGGCTGCCGGCGATCGTCACGGCCTACCTGGTGAAAATCTTTTTCCCGATCGGATTGGCGATCGATTATCCGCCGCCCGACTACGGCCAGCCACCGGCCTGGATCGCCCTGTTCTGGATCGCCCTGATTTTATTGCCGCTCGCGATCGCCGCGTTCGGCCTGGTTCATGGCCGGCGCTGGGCGTTCTGGCTTTTATTCGCGCCGCTTTTGCTTTGCCCTCTGGCCGGATTATGGAGCGGCTATTTCGTCGTCGCCGACCGCTATGCCTATCTGCCGGTCGCCGCATTGGGGGCGCTTCTCGCCTGGCCCCTGGAAGCCGCCGGGGAAAATCTCCGGCGGCGGACAGCCGCTTTGTCGCTGGCGATGATCCCGGTTCTGGCCTTCGGCGTCCTGACCATCGCCCGCAACAACGTGTTTCTGAACCAGGACACGTTCTGGGCCGCCGCCGAACGCGCCGCGCCGCTACGACCCAAGGTCGTCGAGGGGGTCGCCGCCCGACTCGCGCGACAGGGCCGCCTGGCCGAAACCATCGCTTATCTGGAAGCGGTCACGGCGCGGCTTCCCGACAACGCGAATCTTCGCCTCGAACTGGCGATGTATTTGTTCGACGCCGGCCGGACTGACGAATCGCAGCGGCTGACCGAGGCGGTCGTGCGGGAAAAGCCGCACCTCGCCAAGGCGCTCTGGCACCTCAGCCAGTTGTCTTTTGCCCGCCGCGATTATCCGACCGCGCTGCGCCTGACCCGCCGGCTCCTAGCTGAAAATCCACGCGACCTGGACGCGCTGGTTAACCTCGCGGTGTTGCTGAAGTTGGCCGATCAACCGCAACAAGCGCTGGCTGCGCTGGACGACGTGCTGGCCCAAAGCCCACTGCACGGCCTGGCCAATCTTTACAAGGGCATGATGTTGTTCGAAGCGGGACGACGCCGGGAAGCGATCGTTTTTCTGCGGCAAGGCCTCGCGGCGAACCCCGGTCACGCCAAAGCGCAAGAAATGTTGCGGGAAGCGGAAACGGGCGGGATTTAGCGTCGACCTTCTTTTTCAGCGAGCCGCTTTTCCAGTTCCTCGATGCGGCCTTCGAGTTCCGTCAGATCGCGGTTGAGCGAGGCCATCGATTTGAGCAGATCCATCAGTTCCGTCACTCGCTCGTCGATCCGCGAGTAAACCTCTTCCAGGCCTTTCTGACCGCCGGCGAACAGGTCCGTCAACATGCGCTTGCCCTCTTCGGGCTCGAGCTTACCGCGTTTGACGAGGCGGTTGACGTACTTGTCCATTTCACGGCGGGCCTGGGAGAAACTGTGCAGGCCCGGAATGATGTGGCGATCGACGAAATCGCTGATCGACTCGCCGCTGGTGGCGATGATCCGTTTGAGCGCGGTCAACGGCAGAATGCTCTTCTGCTTTTTTTCTTCCTCGAAGATGATCTGGGTCAGCGTCAGGCTCGTCAGGTCTTTCTTGGATTTGTTGTCGACCACCTTGACGTCGATCCCGGCCTTGATCATTTGGGAGATGTCGTCCAACGTCACGTAGGCCGACGCTTCGGTGTCGTACAATTTGCGGTTTTGATACCGCTTGATGATTCGCGTTTTCGACATGACCCACCCTTCCTTGAAGCTGCGCTACAGTATTCCCGGACGATTCGGCAAGTCAAGCGACGAGGCCGCTGTTCACCGGCCGCCCGCCACTCGGACGCCGTCCACGCAGGCATAGGGAATCGTCAGCGTCAGACCGTCCGCCGCGGCGGCCAGCCGGTCGAGGCGTTTTTCCAATTCGGCGAAAACTTCCGTGCGGCGTTCGGCCGACACGATCTCCCGCCAGGTGGGAATGAACGCCAACCGCCAAAAACCGTGCGCGAACAGGGCTTGCGCCCCGGAAAATCGCCAGGTGAACTGGCGTTCCGCGACGCCGGTGATGTCGAAACCGGCGCGACGCGCCCGGTCCAGCATCCAGGCCAGCGGTTTGCGCTTGGAAAAAATGTGCGCCGGCAGGCGGTCGAGGCCGGCGGTGTCGCCGGATTCCTTCAAGATCGCTTCCAACGTCCGGTATACCTCGGTCATGCTCTCGGGCAGATTGAACGTGAACACCAACTGCGCGCCCGGCCGGGCGACCCGCGCGCATTCGGTCAGCGCGCGTTCCGGGTCCGCCACGTTGTTGAAGCCGTTGTTGGAAACCAGTAAATCAACCACGGCGTCGGCAAGCGGGATCGCCTCGGCGCGACCCTCGAGAAGCCGCACGTTGCCGACCTGCCAGGCGCGCAACTTCCGGCGAATGCGCGGCCAGCCTCCAGTCCACGGGTCCAGGCCGATCACCCGGCTGCCCGCGCCCAACCGTTGCGCCAACTCGACCAGCGGAAAGCCGGCGCCGCTGCCGATATCAAGCGCGAGGATATCACGGCGCAGCCGCACGGTTTCCAGCAGCGTCAGGCCGAACGGCGCCGACCAGAGCGGCAGATCGTCGTAGGCCTCCACGTCGAATTTTTCCGGCGGGGTTCCCTCGAGAACTTGTCCGGGAGCGCCGGCGGATGTTTCGGCCGCCTCGCGGCGCACCAGTTCCGGGCTGAACGCCGGGCAACAGACCGCCACGTATTCGGCGCCACCCGGTCCCGGCGTGAAATAGCGGATGCGGTTGCCGCGTGGCGCGACGATCGCCTGCCCCGGACCGGCGACGAGAATCCCGACATTCGTTTCGGCGCGGACTTCGCCGCGTAACACCACCGTGTATTCGTCGAATTCCGGCGTTTGCGCCGGCTCGCTCCAACCGGACGGGCTGACCATCCGCGCGACGCTGACCGCCGGGTTCTCCGTCGCCAACCGGCCGATGTATTCCTCGATCGTCTTGGGCGGCTCACCCGCGGCTTGCGCCAAGACCGGCGTCACTACTCTTGGTTTCATCGAAGGATTGGTCCTCCCGCCGCGACATCCTGTCGGAAAAGGCGGTCAACAGCCGCAGCTTCCCGACGACGAATCATCGTCGTCATCCGGAGTCGGCTCCGGGCCCGACCCGGAATCGTCGTCGTCATTGTCGTCGTCGTTGTCGTCACTGTCGTCGTTGTCGTCGTTATCGTCGTTATCATCGTTGTCGTCATCGACACTATCGTCGTCATCATCGTTATCGTCATCATTATCGTCGTCATCGTCATCGTCATCGTCGCCGGCCGACAGCAGGAAATCCATCGCCGCACCCAAAACCTGTTCGCGGAACTCCGGCGAAAAAATCGTTTCGAACGGAAAACCCAGGTAGATCACCTTGAAAACGCCCGTATCGGCGACGACCGCCGCGCCCGCCCCGCCGTTGTAGGTCAGGTCGGTGAAACCGCCGGCGAGCGCTTGCACGACGTCCGGGTAATCGGCGGCGTAAATGGCATACGCGTCGTAGTCGAAATCGAACGACTCGATGCCGGCAAAAATTCCGCTCGGGTCGACGCGCCCCACGCCGCTCGAATCCGCAACGTACTCGGCGCGCAGATAATCGGCGTAAAAGAGCCGGTCGGCCGCCGACCCCATCTGCCAGAGATCCCAGCCGATTTCCGAACCGGAGATGAAGAGCGCGCCGCCATCGTCGAGGTACTCCGCCAGCCGGGCTTGTTCAGCGGCCGACAACGAAACATCGGCCGTCGATTCCTCGCCGGCGATCCAAAGCACCGCCGGATAATCGGCCAGCGACACCGCGCCTGCCGCGACCGCCTCGTGGTCGGCCGAATCGAAATCGAGGCCGGCCGCGGCCAGCGCCTCGGCGTAGGCGATCATGTAATCGAAGGAATTCATCCGCCACAGATAGCCGCGTTCGATCGTGCCGCCGCCGTAGTAGGCCTCGGGCACGTTCGCGA contains:
- the pnp gene encoding polyribonucleotide nucleotidyltransferase, coding for MSVTVIERDFFDSRVILETGKMAKQADGAVMIRQGDTMVLATAVVSPKPREGTDFLPLTCDYQERTSSAGKIPGGFFKREGRPGEKEVLTSRLIDRPLRPRFPKGFVNEIQIIATILSKDEVYDGDVLAICASSAALHISKIPFDGPIAAVRVAYCDGKFIANPTHQQTDQSTLDIVVAASRDAIIMVEGETKFVAEDLLIQALMFGQQACLPLIEMQEELRRRVGEPKMEFVAVSLPEDVIAAIRPLAQADLPGAITVKEKHPRREAIEAVKETVFAKLNEGRAEEELITRGVFDKCFEEVLKETLQHLVLVDKIRIDGRRFDEVRPISIEAGLLPRTHGSALFTRGETQALVTATLGTSSDEQKIDSLTGETWRRFMLHYNFPPFSVGEVKFLRSPGRREIGHGNLARRALNPILPTEEQFPYTIRIVSDVLESNGSSSMATVCGGSLCLMDAGIPVSAPVAGVAMGLLKGDGMNFVVLTDILGDEDHLGDMDFKVAGTAEGVTAIQMDIKVNGITEAIFRQALAQAHDARLHILGKMNEVLGRPRPDLSPYAPRIVTLQISVDKIRDLIGPGGKTIRAIIEETGVKIDVEDDGRVLVASADGDASALAIRRIREITAEPEEGKYYLGKVVRIESFGAFVQILPGTDGLIHISQLANERVNEVEDVINIGDEVLVKVIEIDKERGRVRLSRKAALGLDPKDVIEQ
- the dut gene encoding dUTP diphosphatase, encoding MTRIRVAVQRLPHAAGLPLPTYQTAGAAGLDLLAAVADSLVLPPGGRALIPTGLIIAVPPGYEAQVRMRSGLALRHGLVLPNAPGTIDSDYRGEVQVIVANLGAEPVTIRRGDRIAQLILAPVVQLDWDEREELPATDRGGGGFGSTGQ
- a CDS encoding endonuclease V, whose protein sequence is MRPVLEHSWNLSPKEAVELQRRLAGRVELADRFGPLRTVCGVDVSYNKADDRFFAAAAVLSYPRLELLGVATAMRPSSFPYVPGLLSFREIPVIAAALAELSAPPDLIVCDGQGYAHPRRFGLASHLGVLYDIPAIGAAKSRLVGEAPEPAVLRGSWSWLTHEGDRIGQLVRTRDRVAPLFVSPGHRVSFATARDLTLALCAKWRLPETTRRAHHAVNELRRAAGPVSRFP
- a CDS encoding tetratricopeptide repeat protein, giving the protein MPPLLLLLLTGACYLNALAAGFVWDDLSQVRDNPYLRSLRWVPEIFTRDLWITSGSAEFSGYYRPLQNLSYALDYALWGNRPFGFHLTNLLLHLAVCLLLYGLVRRQGFGPPAAFVFAAVFAVHPLHVEEATFIGGRGGLLSAVFLFGGLAWVQHALRQSARLFAPATAAFLSVFLAFLAKPLALLFPVVLAAAPWVVTAAESTAVKIRRSAGLLVAGGLAAGAAFSIPYLFLQVRFGDAVPGSSLSGALVRLPAIVTAYLVKIFFPIGLAIDYPPPDYGQPPAWIALFWIALILLPLAIAAFGLVHGRRWAFWLLFAPLLLCPLAGLWSGYFVVADRYAYLPVAALGALLAWPLEAAGENLRRRTAALSLAMIPVLAFGVLTIARNNVFLNQDTFWAAAERAAPLRPKVVEGVAARLARQGRLAETIAYLEAVTARLPDNANLRLELAMYLFDAGRTDESQRLTEAVVREKPHLAKALWHLSQLSFARRDYPTALRLTRRLLAENPRDLDALVNLAVLLKLADQPQQALAALDDVLAQSPLHGLANLYKGMMLFEAGRRREAIVFLRQGLAANPGHAKAQEMLREAETGGI
- a CDS encoding transcriptional regulator, which gives rise to MSKTRIIKRYQNRKLYDTEASAYVTLDDISQMIKAGIDVKVVDNKSKKDLTSLTLTQIIFEEEKKQKSILPLTALKRIIATSGESISDFVDRHIIPGLHSFSQARREMDKYVNRLVKRGKLEPEEGKRMLTDLFAGGQKGLEEVYSRIDERVTELMDLLKSMASLNRDLTELEGRIEELEKRLAEKEGRR
- a CDS encoding methyltransferase domain-containing protein; translated protein: MKPRVVTPVLAQAAGEPPKTIEEYIGRLATENPAVSVARMVSPSGWSEPAQTPEFDEYTVVLRGEVRAETNVGILVAGPGQAIVAPRGNRIRYFTPGPGGAEYVAVCCPAFSPELVRREAAETSAGAPGQVLEGTPPEKFDVEAYDDLPLWSAPFGLTLLETVRLRRDILALDIGSGAGFPLVELAQRLGAGSRVIGLDPWTGGWPRIRRKLRAWQVGNVRLLEGRAEAIPLADAVVDLLVSNNGFNNVADPERALTECARVARPGAQLVFTFNLPESMTEVYRTLEAILKESGDTAGLDRLPAHIFSKRKPLAWMLDRARRAGFDITGVAERQFTWRFSGAQALFAHGFWRLAFIPTWREIVSAERRTEVFAELEKRLDRLAAAADGLTLTIPYACVDGVRVAGGR